The following proteins are co-located in the Spirosoma montaniterrae genome:
- a CDS encoding heparinase II/III domain-containing protein, with product MKLLIFLLITTTTGWAQLTPRNLLATRYPVSSVQAALMPRANWKPYPNTPEAWRQALPDSVRTGLVRAGERAANEPFTPLTATLTLDYVRNTNRTRYEAVSFGRRHTLMDLVLAESVEGQGRFTDAILNMVWAICEESGWGVPAHLGGQKTGNGLFNVEDRTVDLFGAETAAVLALTDYFVGDQLAKASPLVRPRIYLETNERLFKPIQESNRYGWLNPAAKVNNWNPWIMANWLTATLLLDPDESCRQQMTFAAMKGLDIYLNGLGENGGCDEGPSYWFAAGACVFDALELLHSATDGKVNMYREPLIRNIASYVYKMHIAGAYFVPFADADPTLTPDGLMLYRFGQQIQDDTLSRFGRWAYRTFGYSESSSNTHRSRGFHRQRKINNLLTIRQMKAGDDFFEPVRDVWFPDVQVMTARSPRGLYVAAHGGHNAESHNHNDVGDFILYANGKPVIIDAGRGTYTAKTFSSKRYELWWTQSQYHNLPIINGVGQPVGRACEARNVRYAADARKATLSMDLTRAYPAEAGIQSWNRTIALNRVAESLTLTDAYVLKTGPSSLQQAFLTTCTTDTNTPGQLLLTTPDRSTTVRLQYDPKRWSVAVAPVTLTMPDDEGFINKWPNQTIQRVLLTARQPGANGQSVFTFSLR from the coding sequence ATGAAACTTCTCATTTTTCTCCTGATTACGACCACCACCGGTTGGGCGCAGTTAACGCCCCGTAATCTGCTGGCTACCCGCTATCCGGTCTCGTCGGTGCAGGCAGCGTTGATGCCTCGCGCCAACTGGAAACCTTATCCCAACACGCCCGAAGCCTGGCGGCAGGCACTGCCCGATTCGGTTCGGACGGGACTTGTCCGGGCGGGCGAACGGGCCGCGAACGAACCCTTTACGCCCCTTACGGCCACACTCACACTCGATTATGTGCGCAACACCAACCGGACGCGCTACGAGGCCGTTTCGTTCGGGCGTCGGCACACGCTGATGGATCTGGTGCTGGCCGAGTCGGTAGAAGGGCAGGGGCGATTTACAGACGCAATTCTGAACATGGTCTGGGCCATTTGCGAAGAAAGCGGCTGGGGCGTTCCGGCGCACCTCGGCGGGCAGAAAACCGGCAACGGCCTGTTCAATGTCGAAGACCGGACGGTCGATTTGTTCGGAGCCGAAACAGCCGCCGTGCTGGCCCTGACCGATTATTTCGTGGGCGACCAACTTGCCAAAGCTTCGCCGTTGGTGCGGCCCCGTATCTACCTGGAAACCAATGAGCGGCTTTTCAAACCCATTCAGGAATCGAATCGCTACGGCTGGCTGAATCCTGCTGCCAAAGTGAACAACTGGAATCCGTGGATTATGGCGAACTGGCTCACGGCCACGCTGTTGCTCGACCCCGATGAAAGCTGTCGTCAGCAAATGACTTTCGCGGCTATGAAGGGTCTCGATATTTACCTGAACGGGCTGGGCGAGAACGGCGGCTGCGACGAAGGGCCAAGCTACTGGTTTGCGGCTGGTGCCTGCGTGTTCGACGCCCTCGAACTGCTACACAGTGCCACTGACGGCAAGGTGAATATGTACCGCGAACCGCTCATCCGAAACATAGCCTCGTATGTCTACAAAATGCACATTGCCGGAGCCTATTTCGTGCCCTTCGCCGACGCCGACCCAACCCTTACGCCCGATGGTCTGATGCTGTATCGCTTCGGGCAACAGATTCAGGACGACACCCTCAGCCGCTTCGGGCGGTGGGCGTATCGCACGTTTGGCTATTCGGAGTCGAGCAGTAATACCCACCGTAGTCGGGGCTTTCATCGGCAGCGGAAAATAAACAACCTGCTTACAATCAGGCAAATGAAAGCGGGAGATGACTTTTTTGAACCAGTACGCGACGTGTGGTTTCCCGACGTACAGGTCATGACGGCCCGTTCGCCGAGGGGGCTGTACGTGGCCGCGCACGGGGGACATAATGCTGAAAGCCACAACCATAACGACGTGGGTGATTTTATTCTGTACGCCAATGGAAAGCCCGTTATCATCGACGCAGGCCGGGGAACCTACACGGCTAAAACGTTTTCGTCGAAACGCTACGAACTCTGGTGGACGCAGTCGCAATATCATAACCTGCCCATTATCAACGGCGTAGGGCAACCGGTAGGCCGGGCTTGTGAAGCCCGGAACGTTCGGTATGCCGCCGATGCCCGCAAAGCCACGCTGAGCATGGACTTGACCCGCGCCTATCCTGCCGAAGCAGGCATACAGTCGTGGAATCGGACTATTGCGCTTAACCGGGTAGCCGAGAGCCTGACCCTAACCGACGCTTACGTGCTCAAAACCGGGCCGTCGTCGCTGCAACAGGCATTTCTGACCACCTGCACCACCGATACCAATACGCCCGGCCAATTGCTGCTAACCACGCCCGACCGCTCCACAACGGTTCGGCTCCAATACGACCCCAAACGCTGGTCGGTGGCGGTGGCTCCGGTAACGCTGACGATGCCCGACGACGAAGGATTTATCAACAAATGGCCTAATCAGACCATTCAGCGCGTTTTGCTCACGGCCCGGCAACCCGGCGCAAATGGGCAGAGCGTTTTCACGTTTTCGCTCCGCTGA
- a CDS encoding helix-turn-helix transcriptional regulator: MTIHVRLQQLIDALDISVLEFARQLGERRGEKVYHILHGRLKPRYDTLEKIVAVYPQVNADWLLRGEGLMFKQLGSPSAAMNTEERLRNMEFLLFQLNERMALLQETNDLLRVEVARLRESR; this comes from the coding sequence ATGACCATTCACGTTCGGCTACAGCAACTCATCGATGCCTTAGACATCAGCGTACTGGAATTTGCCCGGCAGTTGGGCGAACGGCGGGGCGAAAAAGTATATCATATTTTGCACGGTCGGCTGAAACCACGCTACGATACGCTCGAAAAAATTGTGGCTGTTTACCCGCAGGTCAATGCCGACTGGCTATTGCGGGGCGAGGGGCTGATGTTCAAGCAGCTCGGTTCGCCCTCGGCGGCAATGAATACTGAAGAACGCCTGCGCAACATGGAGTTTCTGCTGTTTCAACTCAACGAACGCATGGCACTGCTTCAGGAAACCAACGACCTGCTGCGGGTTGAAGTCGCCCGGCTGCGCGAGAGCCGATAA
- a CDS encoding PD-(D/E)XK nuclease-like domain-containing protein — MPSSLSIELPDNEYRALMRVSNSDLTRLKEEHLGYSLGQDIPPKQFEQAKVFGRAFHQHLLEPETIGTVLAQLLPDLAPKQSDQLNTLTKQIRQDAFCRRYLRQSERERVVLFTDPTMGVDCKARLDMVYTSPKRRNALIIDIKTTSARTQAQFLESCYTYDYDRQAAFYLDSLRYADGFEWASTRQFRFVFVGVMKQPPHRLFAVEATSIPGFVDYGRKKYRFWLRKWRESVNIEQPTTNSAWLQVA; from the coding sequence ATGCCGTCATCCCTTTCTATTGAGTTGCCTGACAATGAGTACCGTGCGCTGATGCGCGTGTCGAACTCCGACCTGACGCGGCTGAAAGAAGAGCATTTGGGCTACAGTCTGGGTCAGGATATTCCGCCGAAGCAGTTTGAGCAGGCAAAGGTGTTTGGCCGGGCCTTCCACCAGCATCTGCTTGAGCCTGAAACTATTGGCACGGTGCTGGCGCAGCTACTGCCCGACTTAGCCCCAAAGCAATCTGACCAACTGAATACTCTGACGAAACAGATTCGGCAGGATGCATTTTGTCGGCGGTATCTGCGGCAGTCGGAGCGCGAACGGGTGGTGCTGTTTACAGACCCAACCATGGGCGTCGATTGCAAGGCTCGGTTAGATATGGTCTACACCAGCCCGAAACGACGCAACGCACTTATCATCGATATTAAAACAACCTCGGCCCGCACCCAGGCGCAGTTTCTGGAATCGTGCTATACTTACGATTACGACCGGCAGGCGGCTTTTTATCTCGACAGTCTACGCTATGCCGATGGGTTTGAATGGGCCAGTACGCGGCAGTTTCGGTTTGTGTTCGTAGGCGTGATGAAGCAGCCACCACACAGACTCTTTGCCGTTGAAGCCACATCGATTCCCGGCTTTGTCGACTATGGTCGCAAGAAATACCGCTTTTGGCTACGCAAATGGCGCGAGTCAGTGAACATCGAACAGCCAACAACCAACAGTGCGTGGTTGCAAGTTGCTTAA
- a CDS encoding DUF748 domain-containing protein yields the protein MKRTTKILIALVVLLVVARLLLPYFVLRYVNKTLADMGSYTGHVEDIDIQLLRGAYQIDDLRIRKINGKIKEPFLYMPKTDLSVEWASLFKGELVSEVEAYKPELNFAFSEDEASSQTGAEVDWTAYLKKLLPISINRFAVINGRIDLTSLVTQPRADLSLQNFNAELRNIRNVDDKANKLPSPVRATADAPGYGGKLDFSANMNLLKVMPDFDYNLRFTDVQLPKINNLAREYANIDFEKGTVSIYSEMAMYDGRFNGYIKPLTKDMKIFKLNERENRSVGKFFTELLAQAGTTLLTNPRQDQVATRIPLSGTTENVTTAVWPTIFGLLRNAYIEAFKGQLDNNITFGDALKSVKDNLKEARAENKAERKEKREERKAERKAKREERKRERQRT from the coding sequence TTGAAACGCACAACAAAAATTCTCATCGCATTAGTCGTGCTGCTGGTAGTGGCGCGGCTGTTGCTGCCTTACTTCGTTCTTCGATATGTCAATAAAACACTGGCCGACATGGGTAGCTATACCGGCCACGTTGAAGACATCGATATTCAGTTGCTGCGCGGTGCCTATCAAATTGACGACCTGCGCATCCGCAAGATTAACGGCAAAATCAAGGAACCATTCCTATACATGCCCAAAACCGACCTGTCGGTCGAGTGGGCATCGTTGTTCAAGGGCGAATTAGTGAGCGAGGTAGAAGCCTACAAACCCGAACTCAACTTTGCCTTCAGCGAAGATGAAGCCAGTAGCCAAACCGGGGCTGAAGTCGACTGGACAGCGTATTTGAAAAAGCTGCTGCCCATCAGTATCAACCGCTTTGCCGTTATCAACGGGCGGATTGATCTCACCAGTTTGGTAACACAGCCCCGCGCCGATTTGTCGCTTCAGAACTTCAATGCTGAACTTCGCAACATCCGCAATGTTGACGATAAGGCCAACAAGTTGCCTTCGCCCGTAAGAGCCACCGCCGACGCTCCCGGTTACGGCGGCAAGTTAGATTTCTCGGCCAATATGAATCTGCTGAAGGTGATGCCCGACTTTGATTATAACCTGCGCTTCACCGACGTGCAACTTCCCAAAATCAACAATCTGGCCCGCGAATATGCCAACATTGATTTCGAGAAGGGCACGGTAAGCATTTACAGCGAAATGGCGATGTACGACGGGCGGTTCAACGGCTATATTAAACCGCTGACCAAAGACATGAAAATCTTTAAGCTGAACGAACGCGAAAACCGTTCGGTGGGCAAGTTTTTCACGGAATTGCTGGCGCAGGCAGGAACGACTCTGCTCACTAACCCGCGCCAGGATCAGGTAGCTACGCGCATTCCGCTATCGGGTACTACCGAGAACGTAACTACCGCTGTGTGGCCTACTATTTTTGGGTTATTGCGCAATGCCTACATCGAAGCATTCAAAGGGCAACTCGACAACAACATCACCTTTGGCGACGCGCTGAAGAGCGTAAAAGATAACCTCAAAGAGGCCCGCGCCGAAAACAAAGCCGAACGGAAAGAAAAGCGCGAAGAGCGAAAGGCTGAACGCAAAGCCAAACGCGAAGAACGAAAACGCGAACGTCAGCGAACCTGA
- a CDS encoding CaiB/BaiF CoA transferase family protein has product MPVRNPTTGPLLGLRILDLTRLLPGPLGTMLMADMGADVIKIELPNAPDYVRAFPPYINGESANYMAYNRSKRSIFLDYQTPDGQTQFLELVKTADVVVEQFRPGHLDRLGIGYAAARAVNPRIIYVSVTGYGQTGPYAHLAGHDLNYIALAGVLGLTGTDPTDAPVIPGVQVADIAGGSYGCVMGTLAALYARERTGEGQHVDVSMTDAVMPLLSVAYATYAGGLPTERGQMPLAGGLPNYGIYQCRDGKYVALGTLEPKFWQKFCTLVDKPDWLGFILPQNPAQLAAFKAIIQELFVEKDRADWVRFGLESDMLITPVNELADLETDPHLSARQMVVTQQHPVAGPFQSIGVPLKFSTTPAQPAWPAPKPGEDTSGVLGHSLGK; this is encoded by the coding sequence ATGCCTGTCCGAAACCCCACCACCGGCCCGCTTCTGGGCCTTCGCATCCTGGATTTGACGCGTTTGCTGCCCGGCCCGCTCGGCACGATGCTCATGGCCGATATGGGTGCCGACGTAATCAAGATCGAACTGCCAAATGCCCCCGATTACGTTCGCGCGTTTCCGCCCTATATCAACGGCGAATCGGCTAATTATATGGCTTATAACCGCTCGAAACGAAGCATTTTTTTAGATTACCAAACGCCCGACGGCCAAACGCAGTTTCTTGAATTGGTTAAAACCGCCGACGTGGTGGTAGAACAGTTCCGGCCCGGCCATCTCGACCGGCTGGGCATTGGCTATGCTGCCGCTCGCGCCGTGAATCCGCGCATTATCTACGTATCCGTAACGGGCTACGGCCAAACCGGCCCCTACGCGCATCTGGCCGGGCATGACCTCAACTACATTGCACTGGCGGGCGTGCTGGGCCTGACTGGTACCGACCCAACCGATGCTCCCGTAATCCCCGGCGTTCAGGTAGCCGATATTGCAGGTGGCTCTTACGGTTGCGTGATGGGTACGCTGGCGGCTCTCTACGCCCGCGAACGCACTGGCGAAGGGCAGCACGTTGACGTGTCGATGACCGATGCCGTAATGCCTTTACTTTCGGTAGCTTATGCGACCTATGCGGGCGGACTACCTACCGAGCGCGGGCAGATGCCATTGGCGGGTGGCCTGCCCAATTACGGCATTTACCAGTGCCGCGACGGAAAATACGTAGCCCTCGGTACGCTCGAACCGAAGTTCTGGCAAAAGTTTTGCACCCTCGTCGACAAACCCGACTGGTTAGGCTTTATTCTACCGCAAAACCCGGCGCAACTGGCTGCGTTCAAAGCGATAATTCAGGAATTATTCGTAGAAAAAGACCGCGCTGACTGGGTTCGATTCGGTCTGGAAAGCGACATGCTCATTACGCCCGTCAATGAACTGGCCGATCTGGAAACCGACCCGCATCTGTCGGCCCGGCAGATGGTCGTGACGCAACAGCACCCCGTAGCGGGGCCATTTCAGAGTATCGGCGTACCGCTGAAGTTTTCAACTACCCCCGCCCAACCGGCCTGGCCCGCGCCAAAACCCGGCGAAGATACCTCCGGGGTGCTGGGTCACTCGCTCGGAAAATGA
- a CDS encoding RNA polymerase sigma factor — MFLKRFRKPRPTTDAEFVATYRTTGDVAVLGELYERHMELVYAVCFNYLRDEDEAKDAVMHLFEQLVTDLRRHDVQQFQSWLHTVARNYCLMQLRKRQSQPVITSLLPNELDEDTEEDHSLIDFSESDHEEDLSRMEACLQTLPAEQRICLTLFYLEQKSYADVAQQTGYGLKQVKSHLQNGRRMLKLCMQKQP; from the coding sequence ATGTTTTTAAAACGTTTTCGTAAACCCCGTCCAACCACCGACGCCGAGTTTGTAGCGACGTACCGCACTACGGGCGACGTGGCCGTATTGGGCGAGTTATACGAACGGCACATGGAATTGGTATATGCCGTGTGTTTCAACTACCTGCGCGACGAAGACGAAGCCAAAGACGCCGTAATGCACTTGTTTGAGCAGTTAGTGACCGACCTGCGCCGTCACGACGTGCAGCAGTTTCAGTCATGGCTGCACACCGTGGCACGAAATTACTGTTTAATGCAGCTTCGCAAACGACAGTCGCAGCCCGTGATAACCTCGCTGTTGCCCAATGAATTGGATGAAGACACTGAGGAAGACCACTCGCTGATCGATTTTAGTGAATCTGATCACGAAGAAGACCTCTCGCGCATGGAAGCCTGCCTTCAAACATTGCCAGCCGAACAGCGTATTTGCCTGACATTGTTCTATTTGGAACAGAAAAGTTATGCCGACGTGGCCCAGCAAACGGGCTATGGCCTGAAGCAGGTAAAAAGCCACTTGCAAAATGGGCGAAGAATGTTGAAACTTTGTATGCAAAAACAGCCATGA
- a CDS encoding nucleoside hydrolase, translated as MKIRQLLILPLVFCCLHTTTLLGQTRKAPVNLIFDTDIGPDYDDVGAITLLHALADSGQVRILATVASNSSKYIGPTLDVMNTYFGRPNLPVGVVRGRAVELQASQGWDSLLVARYPHDLKTNQQAEDATVLYRRLLADQPDNSMTIVTVGFFTNMANLLESKPDRYSSLDGAALVRRKVKQVVSMAANFGPDMGKHREFNVEKDALASVYVFKNWPTPILFSGFEIGSRIFTGLPLVASSYQNSPGKDVFARSIPMDKNDKNGRMSWDQTAVLVAIKGYEPYYSIVEGRIIPKADGSNGWDPAGRGHAYLVEKMPAAQVQAVIDQLMLHQPVRR; from the coding sequence ATGAAAATCCGACAATTGCTGATTCTCCCGCTTGTTTTTTGCTGTCTACACACCACCACGCTTTTGGGACAGACCCGCAAAGCACCCGTCAACCTCATTTTTGATACCGACATCGGCCCCGACTACGACGACGTAGGGGCCATTACACTGCTGCACGCCCTGGCCGATTCGGGGCAGGTACGTATCCTGGCTACGGTAGCCTCGAATAGCTCGAAGTACATCGGCCCCACGCTCGATGTGATGAATACCTATTTTGGGCGACCCAATCTGCCCGTTGGCGTAGTGCGGGGCCGGGCTGTCGAGTTGCAGGCGTCGCAGGGCTGGGATTCGCTGCTGGTAGCCCGCTACCCGCACGACCTGAAGACCAACCAGCAAGCCGAGGATGCTACCGTACTGTACCGCAGGCTGCTGGCCGACCAACCCGACAATAGCATGACCATTGTGACGGTCGGGTTTTTTACCAATATGGCGAACCTGCTCGAATCGAAACCCGACCGGTATTCTTCGCTCGATGGTGCTGCACTGGTGCGCAGGAAGGTGAAACAAGTAGTAAGCATGGCTGCCAACTTTGGCCCCGATATGGGCAAGCATCGCGAGTTCAATGTCGAGAAAGACGCGCTGGCTTCCGTTTACGTATTCAAAAACTGGCCGACACCTATTCTTTTCAGTGGATTTGAGATTGGTTCGCGCATTTTCACGGGCCTGCCCTTAGTAGCCAGCAGCTACCAGAACTCGCCGGGTAAAGATGTATTTGCCCGGTCGATTCCAATGGACAAAAACGATAAAAATGGCCGCATGAGCTGGGATCAGACCGCCGTGCTGGTGGCTATCAAAGGCTATGAACCCTATTACTCGATAGTCGAAGGGCGGATTATCCCTAAAGCTGATGGCAGCAACGGCTGGGACCCTGCGGGCCGGGGCCATGCTTACCTGGTTGAGAAAATGCCGGCTGCTCAGGTACAGGCTGTTATCGATCAACTGATGCTGCACCAACCCGTTCGGCGTTAA
- a CDS encoding multidrug DMT transporter permease — MFIVSTYGTAVFCCLITMLCWGSWANTQKLAQANWRFELFYVDYVLGIVLTALLLAFTLGSTGADGRSFLADLGQANTANLGLAIWGGVLFNAANILLGAAIAIAGMSVAFPVGIGLALVIGVVVNYLDAPVGNAGLLFGGVALVMGAVLFNAGAYRKLAGATAAGGRSGVSTKGLVLSVVAGVLMGFFYKYVAASMTTDFAQPEVGKLTPYTALVFFALGILLSNLLFNTYLIYRPFVGEPTSYRAYFRGSLRDHGMGLLGGFVWMLGMSLSILASEKAGPAISYGLGQGATVVAALWGIYIWREFRGAPRGTSTLLNAMLLCYVIGLGLIIAAR, encoded by the coding sequence GTGTTTATCGTTTCTACCTACGGCACTGCCGTGTTTTGCTGCCTGATCACGATGCTCTGCTGGGGGTCGTGGGCCAACACTCAGAAACTGGCTCAGGCCAACTGGCGGTTCGAACTGTTCTATGTCGATTATGTGCTGGGCATTGTGCTCACGGCCCTGCTGCTGGCCTTTACGCTGGGTAGCACCGGTGCCGACGGTCGCTCGTTTCTGGCCGATCTTGGGCAGGCCAACACAGCGAATCTGGGATTAGCCATCTGGGGCGGGGTGCTGTTCAACGCGGCCAATATTCTGCTGGGAGCAGCTATTGCCATTGCAGGGATGTCAGTGGCCTTCCCGGTGGGCATCGGCCTGGCGTTGGTAATCGGCGTGGTCGTTAACTACCTCGATGCCCCGGTGGGCAACGCGGGCTTGCTGTTTGGCGGGGTCGCGCTGGTGATGGGGGCTGTGCTGTTCAATGCCGGTGCTTACCGCAAACTGGCCGGGGCCACCGCTGCCGGGGGTCGCTCCGGCGTATCGACCAAAGGGCTGGTATTGAGCGTAGTGGCTGGGGTACTGATGGGCTTTTTCTACAAGTACGTGGCAGCCTCAATGACCACTGATTTTGCCCAGCCCGAAGTGGGTAAACTTACGCCTTATACGGCTCTCGTCTTTTTTGCGCTGGGGATTCTGTTGAGCAACCTGCTGTTCAACACGTACCTGATTTACCGGCCTTTCGTAGGCGAACCAACCAGCTACCGGGCCTACTTTCGGGGTAGCCTGCGCGACCACGGCATGGGGTTGCTGGGGGGCTTTGTCTGGATGCTGGGTATGTCACTCAGCATTCTGGCGTCTGAAAAGGCTGGTCCGGCCATCAGCTATGGGCTGGGGCAGGGGGCCACGGTGGTAGCCGCGCTATGGGGTATCTACATCTGGCGCGAGTTTCGGGGTGCCCCGCGTGGTACGTCGACCCTACTTAACGCCATGCTGCTTTGCTACGTCATTGGCCTGGGCCTGATTATTGCCGCCCGGTAA
- the rbsK gene encoding ribokinase — translation MAMSVFVVGSSNTDMVVKAHKLPAPGETVMGDLFLMNPGGKGANQAVAAARLSEPGSPAIRFVAKVGNDVFGHQAVEQFRQEGIDSTHVLTDPQHPSGVALINVDAKGENCIAVAPGANHQLRPAEVLDALEQAPAGSLLLLQLESPLPTVEAAVRAGRERGLRVVLNPAPAQLLPADLLAQLFMITPNESEAELLTGMRVTDMASAHRAATYLQQAGVANVVITLGSKGAYLLEADATEGQLIAAAPVTALDTTAAGDCFNGALVVALAEASPLPDAVAFACRAAAISVTRMGAQASLPYRKELNELPLTL, via the coding sequence ATGGCAATGTCTGTTTTTGTGGTCGGTAGCTCTAATACCGATATGGTAGTGAAAGCACACAAATTACCTGCCCCCGGCGAAACGGTCATGGGCGACCTGTTTTTGATGAATCCGGGTGGGAAAGGTGCCAATCAGGCTGTGGCAGCGGCCCGCCTGTCGGAACCCGGAAGCCCGGCCATCCGGTTCGTGGCGAAGGTGGGCAACGACGTGTTTGGTCATCAGGCTGTGGAGCAGTTTCGGCAGGAAGGCATCGACAGTACCCACGTGCTGACCGACCCGCAGCATCCCTCCGGCGTCGCGCTCATCAACGTTGATGCCAAAGGCGAAAACTGCATTGCCGTAGCTCCCGGTGCCAACCATCAGCTTCGGCCCGCCGAGGTGCTCGATGCACTGGAGCAGGCCCCCGCCGGTAGTCTCCTGCTGCTGCAATTAGAATCGCCACTGCCAACGGTCGAAGCTGCCGTTCGGGCGGGTCGTGAGCGTGGACTGCGCGTAGTGCTCAACCCGGCCCCGGCGCAATTGTTGCCTGCCGACCTGTTGGCCCAGCTATTTATGATTACCCCCAACGAATCGGAGGCTGAATTGCTCACCGGTATGCGCGTCACGGATATGGCTTCGGCGCATCGGGCCGCCACGTACCTGCAACAGGCCGGGGTCGCCAATGTGGTGATCACGCTGGGTAGTAAAGGTGCGTATCTGCTCGAAGCCGATGCGACTGAAGGCCAGCTTATTGCAGCCGCACCCGTAACGGCCCTCGACACCACAGCCGCTGGTGATTGTTTCAACGGCGCGTTGGTGGTGGCACTGGCCGAAGCCAGCCCCCTGCCCGATGCGGTGGCGTTTGCCTGCCGGGCGGCTGCCATTTCCGTGACACGCATGGGAGCACAAGCCTCGCTACCTTACCGAAAAGAACTGAATGAGCTGCCCTTAACTCTTTAA
- a CDS encoding acyl-CoA dehydrogenase family protein, protein MTMNRPSLYFTDEHELFRQSVRQFIQKEVVPHTEEWEANRRIPVSIFQRMGELGYLGLPFPEAVGGTGADFWYSVVFLEELARCGMGGFTTAVSVHEYMAVNHIFKTGSNLLKEKYLRPAIAGEKVAALAITEPDAGSDVSAIRTTALRTDTGDEFIINGAKTFISNGTYGDFVTLVVKTKAEAGMNGISLVVVDLDSPGITRTKLNKIGWHSSDTAEIRFDDVRVPVENLIGQENMGFYYLMESLQLERLVAAVMAVSGAQLALDWTLQYLNEREAFGKKIGKFQAIRHKIADVATEIEMARQFVYHTCWLFTQGEVVVKECSMAKLATSEMQKRVVDTCLQFFGGYGYIEDYPIARAYRDARVGTIAGGSSEIMREIIAKIVVDAVAYKPVYE, encoded by the coding sequence ATGACTATGAACAGGCCCTCCTTGTACTTTACGGACGAACATGAATTGTTTCGGCAGAGCGTCCGGCAGTTTATTCAAAAAGAGGTGGTGCCGCATACGGAAGAGTGGGAGGCCAATCGGCGAATTCCAGTTTCTATTTTTCAGCGCATGGGCGAGTTGGGCTACCTCGGCTTGCCTTTTCCCGAAGCCGTTGGCGGCACCGGAGCCGATTTCTGGTACTCGGTCGTTTTTCTGGAAGAACTGGCCCGCTGCGGCATGGGTGGCTTTACTACCGCCGTCAGCGTACATGAGTACATGGCCGTGAATCATATCTTTAAAACAGGTAGCAACCTGCTGAAAGAGAAGTACTTGCGCCCGGCCATTGCGGGCGAAAAAGTGGCCGCCCTCGCCATTACCGAACCCGACGCCGGTTCCGACGTGTCGGCTATCCGGACTACCGCGCTCCGCACCGACACGGGCGATGAGTTTATTATTAACGGCGCAAAAACCTTTATCAGCAACGGCACCTACGGCGATTTCGTAACGCTCGTAGTGAAGACAAAAGCAGAGGCTGGCATGAATGGCATCAGCCTTGTGGTGGTCGATTTAGACAGCCCCGGCATCACGCGCACAAAACTCAACAAAATAGGCTGGCACTCGTCCGATACGGCTGAAATCCGCTTCGACGACGTGCGGGTGCCGGTCGAAAACCTGATTGGGCAGGAAAATATGGGTTTTTATTACCTCATGGAGAGCCTGCAACTCGAACGGTTGGTAGCTGCCGTAATGGCCGTATCGGGTGCGCAACTCGCCCTCGACTGGACGCTGCAATACCTCAACGAGCGCGAAGCTTTCGGCAAGAAAATTGGTAAGTTTCAGGCCATTCGCCACAAAATTGCCGACGTTGCCACTGAAATCGAAATGGCCCGGCAGTTTGTCTATCACACTTGCTGGCTCTTCACGCAGGGCGAAGTGGTGGTGAAAGAATGCTCGATGGCGAAACTGGCAACGTCAGAAATGCAAAAGCGCGTGGTAGATACCTGTCTGCAATTTTTCGGCGGCTACGGCTACATCGAAGATTACCCCATTGCCCGCGCCTACCGCGACGCCCGCGTAGGCACCATTGCGGGCGGCTCCTCCGAAATCATGCGCGAAATCATCGCCAAAATCGTAGTCGACGCTGTAGCGTATAAGCCTGTTTATGAGTAA